The nucleotide sequence AGCGGCCACACGTCTGCAGAGAGCGCTCGGATGAACGGTTGTGCGATCCCGCGCCTGCACCTCGTCGGCCCGCTCGATGCGGTCAGCGACGCTGCCTTCGTCGAGATCGCGACGGCAGCCGCCTGCGGTGGCATCAACGCGGTCCACGTTCGCCTGCCGGGTCGTCCAGCTGCTGATGTCCTGGACATCACACGGCAGTTGAAGTCGAGCCTTCCGACTTCGACGGCGCTGATCGTCAACGACCGCGTCGACGTGGCATTGGCGGCGGGGGCAGTTGGCGTCCAGTTGGGCGAGCGCTCGTTGCCGGTTGACGCGGCGAGATCAGTAGCGGGCACTCGACTCCTGCTGGGTCGCTCGATCCACGACGTCGACGGAGCGCGCTCAGCGGCAGCGCTGGGTGCCGACTACCTGCTGGCCGGCAACGTCTATGCGACCGACAGCCACCCCGGCGCTGCCGGACGTGGTCTCAACTGGCTGAGTGAGATCGTGGACGTAGTGCCAATTCCAGTGATCGCCATCGGCGGTATCACCGCTGACTGCATCGCCGACGTCATGGCGGCTGGCGCGCACGGCATCGCCGTCGGTCGAGAGATCCTGCTCGCCACCGACCCACCCGCAGCCGCCCGACACCTTCGTGACAAGCTCAAATGAGGAGAGGCTCATGCAGCACACCAACGAACACATCATCACGCTAACGCTCAACGGGCGACCAACCGAAGTCGCCCCCGGCACCTCGCTGGGCAAGTTGCTCGACGATCAGGGCATCATCCGCCGCATGATCGCGATCGAGTACAACGGCGAAATCCTGCCGCGCCACCGCTACGACGAGACCATCCTCGGCGACGGCGACGAGCTGGAAGTCGTCCAGATGGTCGGCGGTGGATGAGATGGAAACGGGCTGCGTGGTTGCGCAGCCCGTCTGCGCATCACATTACTCCTCGCGGTGCCAGTTCTTGAGATCCCAGGTTGAACTCGCCCAGGGCGTGCCTTCAAAGCCGCGCAGGTTCGCGCGCGCCGCCGTCACGGAATTGCGATGCACGAGCGTGATCTCGGCGTAGTCATTCACCACCAGATCATTGAGCTGCACAATCAGGTCGATTTGCTTGTCGATATCAAGCTCAACGCGGGCCAGGTCGTGCAGTCGGTCGAACTCAGGATTCTGGTAGCGCGTCGTGTTCTGGCCCGACCATGCGTTCGACTTCTGCGCAATGTTGTCTGACCGATACTGATCGAGCCAGGTGACGAGATACGGGCCGGTCGGGTTGTCGGTATACATCTGGATGTCAGCGTAGAAGTGGCCGTAGGTGTCCGGATTGCCGGCATCCGACGAGAAGAATACCGATGCATCGATGCTCTTCAACTCGACAACAAAGCCGAGCTTTTCGAGGTCCTGCTTAATGATCTCCTGCGTCTTCTGGCGGACGGAGTTGATCGTCGTCTGAAAGACCAGAGAGCCACCAGAGAAATCGACGCTCTCCAGCAGCGCTGCGGCCTTGTCGAGGTTGTATTCCCACGTTGTGTTTGGCGATACGAAGTTCTCCGGGGCGTTCACAATGTTGGCTGAGACCTGCCCGCCCGGACCGTAGAGCTGCTCGACGATGGTGTCGCGCTGCGCTGCCAGCGCGATGGCGTTCCGAATCTCGAGATGCTGGAACAACGGATGCCTGGTCGACGGCTCGGAACGAGCGCCATCGACTTCCGTATTCGGATCGGCGAAGTTCAAGCACATCCGCTCGGAGCCAGAGCCGGGATTTCGGACAATCACGCCAACACCGCTGGCAGCCATTTGCTCCAGAATCGATGGCTCCAGTTGCAGGTTCGCCGCCCAGTCCCCTTCTCCGCTGCTCAGCACGGCGCGGGCGGTACCGGCAGCGTCTCCGCCACCCTTCATTTCCACTGCAT is from Thermomicrobiales bacterium and encodes:
- a CDS encoding peptide ABC transporter substrate-binding protein, with protein sequence MATAESAASPTVAPEQAGGGGELRLLWWQAPTVINPHFSLGGKDTDASRVCYEPLADFSRSGEGVPLLAAEVPSLDDGSVAADGMSVTWKLRQGVTWHDGEPFDAEDVKFTWQYAVDEATAATSASTYATVADIEIIDPYTVKVLFTEPNPGWLDIFTGGNGMILPEHVFGDYIGEDARNAPANLMPIGTGPFKVREFRPGDVVLYDRYEGYWDAGKPYFDAVEMKGGGDAAGTARAVLSSGEGDWAANLQLEPSILEQMAASGVGVIVRNPGSGSERMCLNFADPNTEVDGARSEPSTRHPLFQHLEIRNAIALAAQRDTIVEQLYGPGGQVSANIVNAPENFVSPNTTWEYNLDKAAALLESVDFSGGSLVFQTTINSVRQKTQEIIKQDLEKLGFVVELKSIDASVFFSSDAGNPDTYGHFYADIQMYTDNPTGPYLVTWLDQYRSDNIAQKSNAWSGQNTTRYQNPEFDRLHDLARVELDIDKQIDLIVQLNDLVVNDYAEITLVHRNSVTAARANLRGFEGTPWASSTWDLKNWHREE
- the thiS gene encoding sulfur carrier protein ThiS, giving the protein MQHTNEHIITLTLNGRPTEVAPGTSLGKLLDDQGIIRRMIAIEYNGEILPRHRYDETILGDGDELEVVQMVGGG
- a CDS encoding thiamine phosphate synthase; amino-acid sequence: MNGCAIPRLHLVGPLDAVSDAAFVEIATAAACGGINAVHVRLPGRPAADVLDITRQLKSSLPTSTALIVNDRVDVALAAGAVGVQLGERSLPVDAARSVAGTRLLLGRSIHDVDGARSAAALGADYLLAGNVYATDSHPGAAGRGLNWLSEIVDVVPIPVIAIGGITADCIADVMAAGAHGIAVGREILLATDPPAAARHLRDKLK